CCCGTCGTCGGCTCGTCGAGAATATAGAGCGTGCGTCCGGTCGAACGCCGCGCCAGTTCCTTGGCGAGCTTGATGCGCTGCGCCTCGCCGCCCGACAGAGTCGTCGCCTGCTGGCCGACGCGCACATAATCGAGGCCGACGCGCTTCAAGGTCTCCATCTTGTCGCGGATCGCCGGCACCGCCTTGAACAGATCGCTCGCCTCCTCGACCGTCATGTCGAGGACGTCGGCGATCGACTTGTCGCGATATTTCACCTCCAGCGTCTCGCGGTCGTAGCGCTTGCCCTTGCACACGTCGCAAGTGACATAGACGTCCGGCAGAAAGTGCATCTCGATCTTGATGACGCCGTCGCCCTGACAGGCTTCGCAGCGGCCGCCTTTTACGTTGAAAGAGAAACGCCCCGGCGCATAGCCGCGCGCCTTGGCTTCGGGAAGGCCGGCGAACCATTCGCGGATCGGCGTGAAGGCGCCCGTATAGGTCGCCGGATTGGAGCGCGGCGTGCGGCCGATCGGCGATTGATCGATATCGATGATCTTGTCGATATGCTCGAGCCCGTCGATCTTGTCGAAAGGCGCCGGATGCTCATGCGCATTGTTGAGGCGCCGCGCCACCGCTTTGTACAGCGTCTCGATGACGAGAGTGGATTTTCCGCCGCCGGAGACGCCGGTGACGGCGGTGAACAGGCCGAGCGGAATCTTCGCCTCGACATTTTTCAGATTATTGCCGCGCGCTCCGGAAATCTTCAGCCAGCGAGCGGGATCCGGCTTGCGCAGCGCATGGCGTAGCGTCACCTGCCGCGCGCCGGTCAAATATTGGCCGGTGAGTGAATTCTCGTCGTCCATGATCTCCTGCGGCGCGCCTTTGGAGACGATTCGGCCGCCATGCACGCCGGCGCCTGGGCCGACATCGACGACATAATCGGCGGCGAGAATCGCATCCTCGTCATGCTCGACGACGATGACGCTGTTGCCGAGATCGCGCAGCCGCCGCAGCGTGTCGAGCAGACGATCATTGTCGCGTTGATGCAGGCCGATCGACGGCTCGTCGAGCACATAGAGCACGCCGGTGAGGCCGGAGCCGATCTGCGAGGCGAGACGAATGCGCTGGCTCTCTCCGCCGGACAATGTGCCGGAGGCGCGCGACAACGTCAGATAGTCGAGCCCGACGTCGACGAGGAAGGTGAGTCGGTCGCGAATCTCCTTCAATATGCGATGGGCGATCTCATTGCGCTTGGCGTCGAGCTTTTCCGGCAATGCGCGAAACCAGTCGAGCGCCGCGCGCACGGAGAGATCGGACACCTCGCCGATGTGGCGCGCATCGATCTTCACCGCCAGCGCCTCGGGCTTCAAGCGATAGCCGAGACACGCCTTGCACGGCTCGGCCGACATATAACGGCCGATCTCCTCGCGCGCCCATTCGCTGTCGGTTTCGAGGAAGCGCCTCTGCAGATTGCTGACGACGCCCTCGAACGGCTTCGTCACATCATAGGCGCGTGCGCCATCGTCATAAGAGAAGCGAATCTCCTCCTTGCCGGAGCCGTGCAGCAGCACGTCGCGCACCGCCTTGTCGAGCTTCTCGAAAGGCGTGTCCATGCGAAATTTGTAATGGCGGCCGAGCGACTCCAGAGCCTGCATGTAATAGGGCGAGGAGGATTTCGCCCAAGGCGCGATGGCGCCTTTGCGCAGGCTGAGCTTCTGATCGGGAACGACGAGATCGGCGTCGATCACCTGCTCTTGTCCGAGGCCGCTGCAGACGGGGCAGGCGCCGAAGGGATTGTTGAAGGAGAACAGCCGCGGCTCGATCTCCGGAATGGTGAAGCCGGAGACGGGGCAGGCGAATTTCGACGAGAAGACGATGTGGTCGGGTGCGTAATGCGTCGAGGCGTAGGCGGCCGGCGCATTCGGCGCCTCGCTCACTGCCGATTGCCGATCCGCGAATTCGACCACAGCCAAACCATTGGCCAATTCCAGCGCCGTCTCGAAACTATCGGAGAGGCGCGCGCCGATGTCGCTGCGCACGACGATGCGGTCGACGACGATGTCGATGTCGTGCTTCAGCTTCTTGTCGAGTGGCGGCGTGTCGGCGATCTCGTGATAGGCGCCGTCGATCTTCAAGCGCTGAAAGCCGCGCTTCGTATATTCGGCGATCTCTTTTCGATATTCGCCCTTGCGGCCGCGCACCACCGGCGCGAGCAGATAGAGCCGCGTCCCCTGCGGCAGCGCCAGCACGCGATCGACCATTTGCGAGACGGTCTGACTCTCGATCGGCAGGCCCGTCGCCGGCGAATAGGGGATGCCGACGCGCGCCCAGAGCAGACGCATGTAATCGTGAATCTCGGTCACCGTGCCGACGGTGGAGCGCGGATTTTTCGACGTCGTCTTCTGCTCGATGGAGATGGCCGGGGAGAGCCCGTCGATCTGGTCGACATCGGGCTTCTGCATCATCTCGAGGAATTGCCGCGCATAGGCGGAGAGCGACTCCACATAGCGACGCTGGCCTTCCGCATAGATGGTGTCGAAAGCGAGCGAGGATTTGCCCGAGCCCGAGAGGCCGGTGAAAACCACGAATTTGTCGCGCGGAATGACGAGGTCGACATTCTTGAGATTATGCTCGCGCGCGCCGCGAATGGCGATGACCTTGCCGTCGAACAGATCGTCGAGCGTGGTCTCTGCAGCGGATTTCTTCGAGCTTCGCATGGGCATGACCTGGATGAAGCAGCGGGCGGTCTCACCCTCCCCTCGAGGGGGAGGGGCGCCCCGAAGGCGTGGGGTGGGGTGAAATGCGCCCATTGTCTTAGGTTGCCACGATCTTACGCCCTCCGTCTCCTCTTGCCATGCTGCGACGCAGTAATCCACAGCCTCGACACACGCGCGCGTCCCGCCGCCGTTTCTAGGGCGAGGCATGGGAGGTTCGGAACGCCGCGGCGGCGTTGAGAGGAAAGGTTGGTCGGAGCCGCAACGTTTCGGACCACGGTAGGTTTTTCTGTTTCAGATCGCAGGATTTTAGATTAGTCCAACATCTATCGGTTGCGCGGCCGCGAAAACGTGCTCCACATCTTTCTTATTAAGTCCGAACATCCGTTGAAACAGGCCGCCGAGCAGCGAACGATAGTCGGTCAGAACGGGGTAGTCGCGATTCTCGAACAGATGCCGCTGATCGACGTCTATCTGTTCGCCCATGATGCGACCGCCTCTGACGCCACCGCCGAGCACCCAATAGACACTGCCGTGACCGTGGTCGGTTCCACGACTCCCATTCTCTCGAAAAGTGCGCCCGAACTCCGACAGGACAACGATGACAGTATTATCCCATTGCGGGCCGATTTGCTCCGCAAAACGCTTGAGACCTCGCCCAAGTTCGCGGATTCTGTCTGCGAGATAGCCGTCGGCCGCTCCTTGGTTTGCATGCGTGTCCCAGCCGCCTACGTCGACAAAGCCCAAATTAAACCGATCACGCATCAAACGACCGATACGGTCCGCAGAAAGCTCGAAGTGTTTCGGTACGGCAACGGTTCGGCCTGGCTGTGTCTCCTGCTCGACAACCGTTTGATAGATTTCATTGCGGACGCGAAAACCTTCCTGCACTTGCTGCGAGAGTCGGCTATCCGAGTACATCGTGGCGATAAGTTTCTCTTGGCGCGAATCGATGCCGGGCTTGCTGAGGTTGTTGATCGCAAAATTGGGAATCGCGTCGCCGCCATGAAATGCGAGGGGCACTTGATCGGTGAATGAGATGGGTCGAGCTCGTGTCAGGACACTGGCGAGCCGCGCCATGAAACCGGAGAGGTAATCACGGGTCTGGCTGGTCTGCAGGCCAAGCTCGATCGCGTCCTGGGTCTCGAAGTGACTACGCGTCAAATCATGGATGCCAGCGAAAGGCACGAATGCCACTTGACCTTGCTGAAACAAAGGAAATATCGTTTCTCGTAAGGCGGGATGGAGCCCCCAATTCTGATCTAGAGGCAAAGCGGACGTCGCGACGAGCGGATCCGGACGTGCGATTGCCAATCGCGGGCGCGCTTCATAGTAGAAGTCGCTGCTGACGGGGATAACAACATTCGCGGCGTCATAACCGCCTCGCAGGAACACGATGAGCAGCCGAGCGTTAGTTTGCGGCGCCGCCCAGACTCGCCCGGCGCTAGTCATGGGCGCGATCGACGCCGCAAATCCTTGGATCAGTTGACGGCGATTGAGACTCATGCTGCCCTCACTGGACGATTCAGTACATGAATTCAGGAGACGAGAGGAACAACATATTCCAATCTTGTGGCGAAGCCGCCCCGTTCAGCGTTGCGAGAGTCGACGGCTTCAGCTTCAGCTTCAGGGTGTCGAAGTAGGCCCCGCTTTTGATCGATGGAAGCGCGGATCGGCTTACGTCTCGGCTCTTCGGTTCGAAGAGCCGCACGGAGTTCGAGCTGATGTTATGAGCGATCTCAAATCGAGTCATCATTTGACCTGGCCCGTTCCAACTAGAGGAGACCATCGGGTAGCCGTCGGGTGTCTGGCGCTTGTAAAGACCTTCGCCTAGACGATCCAACCATTTTTGGATCGGAGCCGTGTTGGAGACAATCATGCCGTCGTAGGCTAGTCGGACAGCTGAAAGGACGTATTTCACCGGGTCCTTGAAACGATTTCCGCGCGCATGATCGAATTCATGCGAATGGAACAAGGTGTCTAGCACTGCCGCTATGTCGCCATCTGTTTTCTGGAAGGTTCGCGACAGCCTATCAACCAATGTTTGGGGTGGGTCATCCGAAACAAAATAAATTGCAATTCGACGGGCGATATGACTGGCCGTTGCCGGTTGCTTGCAGAGAATGTCTATCGCTTGCTCAACTTCTGCGAGGCCGCGTCCATGTATGCGCTGACCTAAAAAAATCTTATTGCCGAAGTCATGCCGCTTCGAATCGAACTCGAAAAGCCCATCTGTTATAATCTGCCGTTGGGGCTCCGGGGTTTGCTCCTGGCTAACCCCGTTACGCTGTATGCCGATGCCTGTCAGGATGCGGGCAAGTTCTTCGACGTCTTTCTGGCTATAGCCAGATCCAATTCCCATCGTATGCAACTCGATGATCTCACGCGCATAATTCTCGTTGAGATGACCAACCGCATTTTCGGCGTTGTCAAGATATCGAATCATCGCCGGATGTCGCACTGTAGCCATCAACAAATCACGGAACCGACCCATCGCCCGCGGACGGACTGCCACGCTTTCATAGTCACCTATAAGTAATCTTATGTCTGCTTTATTTTGAAACACATTAAAATGGTTGAACCAGAACCACGTCATTCTCTGAAGTAGCTGATCTTGTGAATATAGTGAATTGATGATGCTTGCTGTTGCGGCTTGTCGTGCGATATTATCCATCGCAGCCCGGAAAATTTTTTTTGCCTCTGCCTTTTCGTTTTGGTTTTTCGCTAGACGGATTGCTCGACGCTGGACGTCGAGCGTCCTGACGACCTCAGAGACGGATTTATTGCTAATATCGAGCGCGTCGATCTGTTCTTGCGCTGCTTGTGGAAGTTGATGGGCAGGATCTGGGTGGAGTTGCCCCTGCAGCCATTTTTCTCGGCCCAAAGTCTGAAAACTGGACACTGTCGACGAGGTGGCGCCCCAAGTGACCGCATCCATCAGGGCAAGGTCGCTCTCGGCCGGGAGGCTGTCTGTCTCCGTCGACTGCCCGGTTGAAATGAGCAGCGGATAAGCCACTAGGCTGCCAAAAAACGCGGTCCTCGCATTGCTGAATTGCACCATGACTAGTCCCCGCAGGCCGTCGACGCGTTCGCTCCAAACCGATGGCCGAACATGTTCGACGAAATTGTCTATTCTGTGAAGACGATAGCGATCCTGTCTTATTCATGACGGCGTCGTGACGACGTCTATGAAAGCCTGCGATCGCGTTTCGGAAGCGCGGTCTCGATCGCCGGCGTCTGGCCTTCAACAATGAGCGACGCGACGCAGGCCCGGCGAGGCCTGTTTTGACGAGCGCGCGATCAGACGCCCGCATCGCCATCGCACGTGATTCGGGCGCGTTCCGCAGGACTTACCCGGGCTATCGGAGCGGTTTGTCTCGTTAGCTGGCTGAAACCACTCGATGTCATACTGTCCTGAGTAAACTCGAGCAGTTTTCATTCCGATTGGATTTGAAAGAACTCTACAGCAGGTGATCCGACGAGGATCGTAATCTGTTCATTTACATTTGTCCAGATGTCTGATATCGAGCCTCATGGTTCCGGCCTCAACCGCAAGAGGTAAGCTTTGGACGGCCTTATGACTGACGCTAAAGTCGCTGCTACGCGTAAATTCATCATTGAAACCGCCGAACGGCTCGGCGTAGAATTCAAAGCTCGTTTCGAGGCGTTGAAAGCCGCCGGAGATCCGGAGCACCTTTCGCCTTCGCTCGGATTCGCTGGCGGTGGCAGAACCCTTGGGCCAGATGGGGGGCTTAATCCTGTCGCGCCAGCAAAATATTTTTTCGATTCTCCTCGATTAGTCGATCGCTTTATCGACCTTCTGCCGTATTTCGAGGGACCATCGACGACATTCGACATCGGCGTTGGCCCAGGCACTTTGCTCGTGCTCCTTCGTGAAATCTATGGGCAGAAGGTTTGCGGTATCGACGTGGAACTCGAACAGCGAGGCCCTTATAAGGCGTTGCGACAGGCGTATGGGCTCACTGACGTCGTGTTTGAACACTGGGTGCGTCCTTTCCAGGGATTGCCAATTCCTCCTGGGACCGAGCAGGTGGTTGTTTTTAGCCCCGCCTTTCATTCTGAATGGAAAGTGCCAGAATATGAGTTTTTTATCGAAGATTGCCGAGCCAAAATGACTGGTCCTAAAAGGCTAATTTTGTTTTTCAATCTAAAAGGATTCACCGCTGAAGGTCGGCGTTACTTTGCTGTCGCCGCGCGACGGCCTCGTCCCGAATACAAGAATTTCTTCATCATGGAGCTTTGAAGTTACTCTTGCTTGATAACCTCTCGTTTACCTTAGAGGGTAATCGGCGGTGACGTGCGTGTCGTGAGCGCACGGATAAGGTTTTATTCCGGCATTTGGGGATCGCGCTGAAATATCGGCCGGGCAAGCGGAGGGAAGCACAGCGGCGCGCCGATGGTGGCTGATCTTCATCGCAATGGACGGGCGCATTGGTAGCTGTCTGGGCAACTCCCGGGCTGCTTCGTCGCGTCGCTCCCCGCAATGGCGTCGCCTTGGATCGCACGATTTAAACCAAAAAAATCTTCGTTCCGGCAGTTTCACTTCGCGAACCGCAGCACCGCGAACAGCAGTCCGCCCACCGCGAGCTGCGTCACCACCATCCAGCGCAGAATTTCCACTTTCAGATGCGCCGTCGCGGTCTCGATCTTGGCTTCGAGCCGGCCGATATCACCCGACAACTTCGTCGCGAGTCGATCGATGTCGGCCTTCGACGCGATGCCGTCACGCAACGCCACATCCGGCGCTTCGGCATGGGCGCGCGCTTGGCTCTCGTCGACGCCGGCGGCGCGCAGGCGGTCGACATAGGCGAGGCGGTCGAAAATGAAGGCCGAAGAACTCTTGCGATCAAGATAGGCGCGGGAATCTCTGAAAGCAAACTGATCTGCTTCCGGGATGCGAGCCTGAAGGCTCGCGGTCCGAGCGCGGCCCTGCGCCGACACGGCACAAATCATGCTGCCAGACGACGCGACCGGGAAAGGCGAGCGAGAGCAATGGCGAGATTCGAACATTTGGGAGGCGAGCGGCGGAGCGCTCGCGAGGCCGCGCGATGAGCGAGCCTCTGCGCGCCGTTCTGATCGACATCGAAGGCGTCATGGCGCCCATGGCCTTCATGACCGAGACGCTTATCCCGCTCGCCGCGCAGCGGCTCGGGAGCTATATTGTCGAGCATGCCGAGGACGAGGTGGTGGAGGAGGCGCTCGAGGAGACCGGGCGGCTCATGGGCGGCTATGAGCTCGAGCCCGCGCAGGCGGAATCGCTGCTGCTGCGCTGGATGAAGCAGGGGCGCAAGGCGACGCCGCTGAAAATCCTCCAGGGTCTCGTCTGGGAGGAGGCCTATGAGGCGGGCAGTCTGCAGGGCGAGCTCTATCCCGATGTGAGCGCCGCTCTCGCCGCCTGGGCCGCCGCCGGCCTGCGCCTCTTCGTCTATTCCTCCAATTCGGCTCCCGCGCAGAAGCTGCTGCTGACCCGCTGCGGCTCCGCGGAAGTGACCGGACGGTTCGAGGATTTCTTCGACACCTCGCTCGGCCAGAAGATCGAGCCCGGCTCCTATCGCGACATCTGCGAGCGGCTGGGCCTGCCTGCGGCGTCGATCCTGCTGCTGTCGGAAAGCGAGGAGGAGCTGGACGCCGCCAGGACCGCCGGGCTCGCGACCATCCGCATCGCGCGCGACGGGCCGGTCGACAGCGGCCATGCCGTCAGCCCCGATCTCGCCTCTCTGAACATCGGACAGTGACGAATGACGAAATTCACGCTCGAGACGCGCGACGGAACGCGATCGGAGATCGCCGGCAAGGATCGCGCGACGATGATGAAGCTGATCCGCAAATCGGGCGTGCAGGAGCTGCTCGCGGAATGCGGCGGCAGCTGCACCTGCGCCACCTGCCAAATCTATGTCGATCTGCCCGAGGGCGTCGCCATGCCCCCGATCGAGACCGCCGAAGCCATCATGCTGGCCAAGGCGCCCAACCGCCGGCTCAATTCGCGTCTCGCCTGTCAGATGAAATTCGACTCGAGCCTCGATGGGATGCATGTCTGCATCGCGCCGGAGGATTTCAGTCAGATGTAAGGGCCGGGGGAGGGGCCCGGACGAAAAAGGCCCGATCTTTCGATCGGGCCCTCGGGTCTCAGTAGCTGTAATACATGTCGTATTCGACCGGGTGGGGCGCCATCTCGAAGCGATAGACGTCCTGATACTTCAGGTCGATGTAGGAGAGGATGAAGTCCTCGTTGAAGACGCCGCCAGCGGTCAGGAAGCCGTAGTCGGCCTTCAGGCTGTCGAGCGCCTCGCGCAGCGAGCCGCACACCGTCGGGATCGCCTTCAGCTCCTCCGGCGGCAGGTCGTACAGGTCCTTGTCGGAGGGCTGGCCCGGATCGATCTTGTTGGCGATGCCGTCGAGGCCGGCCATCAGCATGGCCGAGAAGGCGAGATAGGGGTTCGCTGTCGGATCGGGGAAGCGAACCTCGACGCGCTTCGCCTTCGGGCTGGTCGCGAAGGGAATGCGGCAGGAGGCCGAGCGGTTGCGCGACGAATAGGCGAGCAGCACCGGCGCCTCGAAGCCCGGAACCAGGCGCTTATAGGAGTTCGTCGACGGATTGGTGAAGGCGTTCAGCGCCTTGGCGTGCTTGATGATGCCGCCGATATACCACAGGCACTCCTGGGAGAGGCCGGCGTATTTGTCGCCCGCGAACACCGGCTTGCCTTCCTTCCAGATCGACTGGTGGACATGCATGCCCGAGCCATTGTCGCCATAGACCGGCTTCGGCATGAAGGTCGCCGTCTTGCCGTAGGAATGCGCGACCTGATGGATCGCATATTTGTAGATCTGCAGATGGTCGGCGACCTCGACGAGCGTCGCGAACTTCAGGCCGAGCTCGTGCTGGGCGGAGGCGACCTCGTGATGGTGCTTCTCGACTTTTACGCCCATCGACGCCATGGCCGCCAGCATCTCGCCGCGCATGTCCTGGGCGGAGTCGATCGGCGGAACCGGGAAATAGCCGCCCTTGGTGCGCACGCGATGGCCGAGATTGCCACCTTCATAGGCCGTGTCGGAATTGGTCGGCAGCTCGACCGAATCGACGGTGAAGCCGGTGTTGTAGGGATCGGTGGAGAAGCGCACGTCGTCGAAGACGAAGAATTCGGCTTCCGGACCGAAGAAGGAGGTGTCGCCGACGCCGGTCGACTGCAGATAGGCCTGCGCCTTCTTGGCGATGCCGCGCGGGTCGCGGTTGTAGGGCTGGCCGGTGGTCGGCTCGACGACGTCGCAGACGATCGACAGGGTGGAGGCGGCGAAGAACGGATCGGTCGTGACCGTGGAGAGGTCGGGCAGCAGCGTCATGTCGGACTCGTTGATCGCCTTCCAGCCGGCGATGGAGGAGCCGTCGAACATGATGCCTTCGTTCAGCGCATCCTCGTCGACGATCGACACGTCGAAAGTGACATGCTGCCACTTGCCGCGCGGATCCGTAAAGCGGAAATCCACATATTTCACGTCGTTGTCGGCGATCTGCTTGAGAACGTCCTTGGCCGTCGTCATGTCGTGGAGCCTTCAGTTCGATGTGGAGCGTCGAAGCGTATTGCGCGAGCGGGATGATGAAGCCGCAGGGCGCGCCGAGATCGACGGGATGAGCCGGTTCAGATCGCGTCCGCCCCGGTCTCGCCGGTGCGGATTCGGATCGCGCCTTCGACATTGGAGACGAAAATCTTTCCGTCGCCGATGCGGCCCGTCTGCGCGGCTTTGCGGATCGCCTCGATCGCGCGATCGACGGTGTCGTCCGCGAGCACGATCTCGATCTTCACCTTGGGCAGGAAGTCGACCACATATTCCGCGCCGCGATAGAGCTCGGTGTGCCCTTTCTGGCGACCGAAACCCTTCGCCTCGGTGACAGTAATGCCTTGCAGGCCGGCGACTTGCAGCGCCTCTTTTACTTCATCGAGCTTGAAGGGTTTGATGATCGCCTCGATTTTCTTCATTCACCCTTCCCCGCATCGCTCGTGTTCCGAGGCTGCGACGGCTTCCGCCCTCCCGGCCCGGGAACCGAGGGCTAATAGCATCTGCTGCAAAAATGTTCCACGGCTAAAATAGCGCGGACGATCGCAGCCGACGCCCAAAAATGAGGCGTCGGCTGCGGTCGTCGACGTCGAATTCGCGCGAGCGAATGTGCGGAGATCAGAAAAGTCTCAGGGTTTCGCTCGCCTCTTTCAGAAAGCCAGCAGCGGCGCGAAACGACGCGTCGCCGCTCGATCGTCCGGCGTCGGAGCGACGCGCCTCGGTCGCCGAAGCGATCTCAACGTGTCGGCACGGTCGAGATCGTCTTCAGAATCTGCGAGGCGATCTGGTAGGGGTCTCCTTGCGAGTTCGGACGGCGATCTTCCAGATAGCCTCTGTAATCGTTCTTGACGAAGCTGTGCGGCACGCGGATCGAGGCTCCACGATCGGCGACGCCCCAGCTGAATGTGTTGATCGACGCGGTTTCGTGCAGGCCGGTCAAGCGCAGATGATTATCCGGTCCATAGACCGCGATATGCGCGTCCTTAGCCTTCTCGAACGCGCTCATCAGCTGCTCGAAATAGGCTTTGCCGCCGACCTCGCGCAGATAAGCGGTCGAGAAATTGGCGTGCATGCCGGAGCCGTTCCAATCGGTGTTGCCGAGCGGCTTGCAGTGGAACTCGATGTCGATGCCGTATTTCTCGGCGAGGCGCAGCAGGATGTAGCGCGCCACCCACATCTCGTCGGCGGCTTTGCGCGAGCCCTTGCCGAACACCTGGAACTCCCACTGGCCCTTGGCCACCTCGGCGTTGATGCCTTCGTGATTGATGCCGGCCTCGAGGCAGATGTCGAGATGCTCCTCGACGATCTGGCGCGCGATCTCGCCGACGTTCTTATAGCCGACGCCAGTGTAATAGGGCCCCTGCGGCGCCGGGAAGCCGGACTCGGGAAAGCCGAGCGGACGGCCGTTCTTGTAGAAGAAATATTCCTGCTCGAAGCCGAACCAGGCGCCCTCGTCGTCGAGAATGGTGGCGCGCGCGTTGGACGGATGCGGCGTCACGCCGTCCGGCATCATCACCTCGCACATCACCAGCGCGCCATTGGTGCGCGTGCTGTCCGGGAAGACGGAGACGGGCTTCAGCACGCAGTCGGAACTGCGGCCCTCGGCCTGCTGCGTCGAGCTGCCGTCGAAGCCCCAGAGCGGCAGCTCCTCGAGCGTCGGGAAGCGGTCGAAATGTTTGATCTGCGTTTTGCCGCGTAGATTCGGCACCGGCTTATAGCCGTCGAGCCAGAGATACTCGAGCTTGTATTTGGGCATTTGTTACGCCTCCTTCCCTCTGTCGAGGCTCGACGCTGCGCTTTGCGGCTGTTGATCTTCGATGACGGCGGCGGCCGTCGAACGCGCTTTTTGCTACAGCACAGCCCGTGCCATACGCCGATTTTCGGGTGAGGGGGCTCGCGGGCCGCGGGGGTGCGCGGCCGTCTTCGCGCAGCCTGTCACATAATCGTTTGTTTTTGTTTCAGGGGATCGAGCCGTCGTTGCTTTTCGACGGATTGGACGCGCCGCGCCCGCCGCCCGGGCGGCGCCGACAGCGGTGGTCCTTCGCCCGGATTTTCGGCAGGCTCCGCCTCGGACGGCGGCGCCCGGCCTGCGATCAAACCTCGATGACGACGGGGCAATCGCCGCGCGCGCCCCATTCCGACCAGGAGCCGTCATAGACCGTCGCCGGCCGGCGCCCCGTGGCGGCGAGCGCGAGGCTCAGGATCGAGGCGGTGAGGCCCGATCCGCAGCTCGCGATGATCGGGCGGTCGGGGTCGACGCCGGCCCCAGCGAAGGCGCCCTCGAGCGCCGCGCGGTCCTTCAGCCGGCCTTGCTCGACCAGCGCGCCGAAGGGCAGGTTGAGCGCGCCGGGCATATGGCCGGAGCGCAGCCCCGGTCGCGGCTCGGGCGCGAGCCCGCGGAATCGCTCCGACGCGCGCACGTCGACGACCTGCGCCGAGCCGACGGCGAGCGCCTTCTTCACATCCTCGGCGTCGGCGACGAGGCCATGGTCGACGCGGGGCGTGAAATGCCGGGGCTGGCGTGTCGCCGGCCCCTCTTCGAGCGGGCGTCCCTCGGCGATCCAGGCCGGCAGGCCGCCGTCGAGGATCGACACCTCGTTCGCGCCGAACACCTGCAAGGTCCACCACAGGCGCGGCGCCGAGAACAGGCCGACGCTGTCGTAGACGACGGCGCGCATGCCGTCGCCGAAGCCGAGCTTGCGCACCGCCGAGGAGAAGGCCACGGCGTCCGGCAGCATGTGCGGCAGGTCGGTCGAATGATCGGCGATCGCGTCGATGTCGAAGAAGACCGCCCCGGGAATGTGGCCCGCCAGATATTCCGCGTGGGCGTCGCGCCCTGCCGCCGGCATGTGCCAGGAGGCGTCGAGGACGAGGAGGTCCGGGGCGTGCAGGTGCTCGGCGAGCCATTGCGTGGTGACGAACAGGTTCTGCGGATCGGGTCTCGTCATGCTCGTGCTCCTTGGACCATTCGTCCCGGCTCGGCGGCGAAGGCGATGGCGCGGGCGGCGCGATCGTTGTAACCAGTGTAGCAGAACGATTCGATCCACCCAATCGGCGCGCACGCGAAACCTCTCATGCTCGACATTCCCGGCAAGGCCTGCGGTCCCTGCGCCTTCTGCTGCAAGGTTCTCGAGATCGACGAATTCGACAAGCGCGCCGGCGTCTGGTGTGGTCATTGCACGCGCACAAGCGGCTGCGGCGTCTATGCGACGCGCCCGCAAGTGTGTCGCGATTATCAGTGCCGCTGGAAGGAAGAGCGCGAGCTCGGGCCGCCCTTGAGGCCGGACCGGGTGGGGACACTGCTGATGGACGATCCCGACAGCGACGAATATCATGCGGTCTGTGACCCGGAAAAGCCGTTTTCCTGGCGTAATCAGCTCGTATTCAAGCACCTCGTGAGCGAGGCGAAAGCCGGCCGCATCGTCGTCGCCAAAGCGGGTTTGCGCGCCTGGCGCGTCTTCG
The sequence above is a segment of the Methylosinus trichosporium OB3b genome. Coding sequences within it:
- the mtnC gene encoding acireductone synthase, which codes for MSEPLRAVLIDIEGVMAPMAFMTETLIPLAAQRLGSYIVEHAEDEVVEEALEETGRLMGGYELEPAQAESLLLRWMKQGRKATPLKILQGLVWEEAYEAGSLQGELYPDVSAALAAWAAAGLRLFVYSSNSAPAQKLLLTRCGSAEVTGRFEDFFDTSLGQKIEPGSYRDICERLGLPAASILLLSESEEELDAARTAGLATIRIARDGPVDSGHAVSPDLASLNIGQ
- a CDS encoding P-II family nitrogen regulator, which gives rise to MKKIEAIIKPFKLDEVKEALQVAGLQGITVTEAKGFGRQKGHTELYRGAEYVVDFLPKVKIEIVLADDTVDRAIEAIRKAAQTGRIGDGKIFVSNVEGAIRIRTGETGADAI
- the sseA gene encoding 3-mercaptopyruvate sulfurtransferase; the encoded protein is MTRPDPQNLFVTTQWLAEHLHAPDLLVLDASWHMPAAGRDAHAEYLAGHIPGAVFFDIDAIADHSTDLPHMLPDAVAFSSAVRKLGFGDGMRAVVYDSVGLFSAPRLWWTLQVFGANEVSILDGGLPAWIAEGRPLEEGPATRQPRHFTPRVDHGLVADAEDVKKALAVGSAQVVDVRASERFRGLAPEPRPGLRSGHMPGALNLPFGALVEQGRLKDRAALEGAFAGAGVDPDRPIIASCGSGLTASILSLALAATGRRPATVYDGSWSEWGARGDCPVVIEV
- the glnA gene encoding type I glutamate--ammonia ligase, producing the protein MTTAKDVLKQIADNDVKYVDFRFTDPRGKWQHVTFDVSIVDEDALNEGIMFDGSSIAGWKAINESDMTLLPDLSTVTTDPFFAASTLSIVCDVVEPTTGQPYNRDPRGIAKKAQAYLQSTGVGDTSFFGPEAEFFVFDDVRFSTDPYNTGFTVDSVELPTNSDTAYEGGNLGHRVRTKGGYFPVPPIDSAQDMRGEMLAAMASMGVKVEKHHHEVASAQHELGLKFATLVEVADHLQIYKYAIHQVAHSYGKTATFMPKPVYGDNGSGMHVHQSIWKEGKPVFAGDKYAGLSQECLWYIGGIIKHAKALNAFTNPSTNSYKRLVPGFEAPVLLAYSSRNRSASCRIPFATSPKAKRVEVRFPDPTANPYLAFSAMLMAGLDGIANKIDPGQPSDKDLYDLPPEELKAIPTVCGSLREALDSLKADYGFLTAGGVFNEDFILSYIDLKYQDVYRFEMAPHPVEYDMYYSY
- a CDS encoding glutamine synthetase beta-grasp domain-containing protein is translated as MPKYKLEYLWLDGYKPVPNLRGKTQIKHFDRFPTLEELPLWGFDGSSTQQAEGRSSDCVLKPVSVFPDSTRTNGALVMCEVMMPDGVTPHPSNARATILDDEGAWFGFEQEYFFYKNGRPLGFPESGFPAPQGPYYTGVGYKNVGEIARQIVEEHLDICLEAGINHEGINAEVAKGQWEFQVFGKGSRKAADEMWVARYILLRLAEKYGIDIEFHCKPLGNTDWNGSGMHANFSTAYLREVGGKAYFEQLMSAFEKAKDAHIAVYGPDNHLRLTGLHETASINTFSWGVADRGASIRVPHSFVKNDYRGYLEDRRPNSQGDPYQIASQILKTISTVPTR
- a CDS encoding 2Fe-2S iron-sulfur cluster-binding protein; protein product: MTKFTLETRDGTRSEIAGKDRATMMKLIRKSGVQELLAECGGSCTCATCQIYVDLPEGVAMPPIETAEAIMLAKAPNRRLNSRLACQMKFDSSLDGMHVCIAPEDFSQM